One Malania oleifera isolate guangnan ecotype guangnan chromosome 9, ASM2987363v1, whole genome shotgun sequence DNA segment encodes these proteins:
- the LOC131163790 gene encoding ras-related protein RABA2a produces the protein MARRADEEYDYLFKVVLIGDSGVGKSNLLSRFTRNEFCLESKSTIGVEFATRTLQVEGRTVKAQIWDTAGQERYRAITSAYYRGALGALLVYDVTKPTTFENVSRWLKELRDHADSNIVIMLIGNKTDLKHLRAVATEDAQGYAEKEGLSFIETSALEATNVEKAFQTILAEIYRIISKKSLSSDESVPANIKEGQTIVVGAADTNTKKPCCSSS, from the exons ATGGCGAGGAGAGCGGACGAGGAGTACGATTATCTTTTCAAGGTAGTGTTGATTGGAGATTCGGGCGTTGGCAAATCCAACCTTCTCTCCCGATTCACCCGCAACGAGTTCTGTTTGGAATCCAAGTCCACTATCGGCGTTGAATTCGCCACCCGCACCCTCCAG GTTGAGGGGAGGACTGTGAAAGCCCAGATATGGGACACAGCAGGTCAGGAGCGATATAGAGCAATAACCAGTGCCTACTATAGGGGTGCACTAGGAGCTCTTCTTGTGTATGACGTTACAAAGCCTACAACATTTGAGAATGTGAGCCGGTGGCTGAAGGAGCTGAGGGATCATGCTGATTCCAACATCGTCATCATGCTTATTGGAAACAAGACTGATCTGAAGCATCTCAGAGCAGTTGCCACAGAGGATGCCCAAGGTTATGCTGAGAAAGAAGGCCTCTCATTTATCGAAACATCTGCACTTGAAGCGACAAATGTTGAGAAGGCGTTTCAAACAATTCTTGCAGAGATATACCGGATCATTAGTAAGAAGTCTCTTTCTTCTGATGAGTCGGTCCCTGCAAACATTAAGGAAGGGCAAACTATTGTAGTTGGAGCAGCAGACACCAACACAAAGAAGCCCTGCTGCTCTTCATCCTAA